Proteins encoded by one window of Salmonirosea aquatica:
- the selD gene encoding selenide, water dikinase SelD: MNILSDSVLLTQYSHGAGCGCKISPQILDQILHGNDSSAAFAGIPPFDTATLLVGNHSRDDAAVMDLGNGDAIISTTDFFMPIVDDAYDFGRIASANAISDVYAMGGQPLMAIAILGWPIDKLAPEIAGRVIEGSRAICAEAGIPLAGGHSIDSPEPIFGLAVTGRVAVQHLKRNDTAIEGNLLYLTKKLGVGILTTAQKKGLLREEHAHLAPDQMRQLNKVGVALGALESVKALTDVTGFGLLGHLIEMAQGSGLSAVIDFDKVPKLPFIEEYLAQKSFPGGTVRNWQSYGHKVADLTETQRYILADPQTSGGLLIAVSPEGQHDVENILRTFNIEAEPIGRLVKPGQRVVYFAEEMQFSSFA; this comes from the coding sequence ATGAACATACTCTCAGATTCTGTACTCCTGACCCAGTATAGCCACGGCGCAGGTTGTGGTTGCAAAATATCCCCGCAAATCCTGGATCAAATCCTGCACGGCAACGATTCGTCCGCCGCCTTTGCCGGTATACCTCCCTTTGATACGGCTACTTTGCTCGTAGGCAATCATTCCCGCGACGACGCTGCGGTCATGGATCTCGGTAATGGCGACGCCATCATCAGTACCACCGATTTTTTCATGCCTATAGTGGACGATGCCTATGATTTTGGCCGGATCGCCTCGGCCAATGCCATTTCCGACGTATATGCTATGGGTGGGCAGCCGCTTATGGCCATCGCTATTCTGGGTTGGCCTATCGATAAGCTGGCTCCCGAAATAGCCGGACGAGTGATTGAAGGCAGCCGGGCTATTTGTGCCGAAGCGGGAATTCCGCTGGCGGGTGGCCATAGCATCGACAGCCCCGAACCGATTTTCGGCCTGGCCGTAACGGGCCGCGTGGCGGTACAGCATCTCAAGCGCAATGACACCGCTATCGAAGGCAACCTTTTATATCTGACCAAAAAGCTTGGCGTGGGGATTTTGACGACTGCCCAAAAGAAAGGTTTGCTGCGCGAGGAGCACGCTCACCTGGCACCCGACCAAATGAGGCAACTCAATAAAGTAGGGGTAGCATTGGGCGCACTGGAATCAGTCAAAGCCCTGACCGACGTGACGGGTTTCGGTCTGCTGGGACACCTCATCGAGATGGCACAGGGTAGCGGTCTGAGTGCGGTCATCGATTTTGACAAGGTACCCAAGTTGCCTTTCATTGAAGAGTACCTGGCCCAAAAATCTTTTCCCGGCGGTACGGTGCGCAACTGGCAGAGCTACGGCCACAAGGTAGCCGACCTCACCGAAACCCAACGCTACATCCTGGCTGATCCCCAAACAAGCGGTGGTCTGCTCATCGCCGTTTCGCCCGAGGGCCAACATGATGTAGAAAATATCCTGCGCACTTTCAACATCGAGGCCGAACCGATTGGGAGACTGGTGAAGCCTGGACAAAGGGTGGTATATTTTGCAGAGGAAATGCAATTTTCCAGTTTCGCTTGA
- a CDS encoding alpha/beta fold hydrolase, which translates to MKLNYKKVGEKGQPMVILHGFFGSLDNWATVSKSIADAGYTVYLVDQRNHGRSPHADEFTYEAMAADLAEFIQDHALDNPILIGHSMGGKTVMQYAEQYPGTFDKLVIIDIGPKAYPPHHQELIEGLNALSLDEIEDRQQADKLFSAFEPNLGVRQFLLKNLYRTDAGAFDWRFNLPVLTELQANVGAETPKLRTVTEPTLFMRGALSGYLKDEDWPAVEDMFSQAQLVTIPKSGHWVHAEQPKLFVEELIKFLTLQR; encoded by the coding sequence ATGAAACTGAATTATAAGAAAGTAGGAGAAAAAGGCCAGCCCATGGTGATTCTGCACGGTTTTTTTGGCTCGCTGGATAACTGGGCTACCGTTAGCAAATCCATCGCTGACGCTGGCTATACAGTATATCTGGTAGATCAGCGCAACCACGGGCGCTCTCCTCATGCCGATGAGTTCACGTATGAAGCGATGGCGGCGGACCTGGCCGAATTCATTCAGGATCATGCACTTGACAATCCTATCCTGATTGGCCATTCTATGGGTGGAAAAACAGTGATGCAATACGCCGAGCAGTACCCAGGTACCTTTGACAAACTGGTCATCATCGATATTGGCCCCAAAGCCTACCCACCGCATCATCAGGAGTTGATCGAAGGCCTTAACGCTTTATCCTTAGATGAGATAGAAGATCGTCAACAGGCGGATAAACTTTTCAGCGCTTTTGAACCTAACCTGGGCGTACGGCAATTTCTACTCAAAAACCTGTACCGCACCGATGCTGGAGCTTTCGATTGGCGTTTCAATTTACCCGTCCTCACTGAATTACAAGCCAATGTAGGTGCCGAAACACCCAAGCTTCGTACCGTGACCGAACCCACCCTATTCATGCGCGGTGCGCTTTCGGGGTACCTTAAAGACGAAGACTGGCCAGCCGTTGAGGACATGTTTTCCCAGGCGCAACTCGTGACCATCCCCAAATCCGGCCATTGGGTGCACGCCGAGCAACCGAAACTCTTTGTGGAGGAACTGATAAAGTTTCTGACGCTCCAACGCTGA
- a CDS encoding sulfatase, which yields MNFTKSLLRFSLLLVPLILLVAMGHPTPGTFPQASPPNVLLIFVDDLGWADLSSYGSKYYETPNLDKMAVEGLKFTDAYAAAAICSPSRSALMTGKYPARTGITDWIRASFQNASAEYDGKNKKEYERDLTQKLKVPPIPFELLLSEKTTAEYLKEQGYFTAFIGKWHLGLEPYYPDKQGFDVNIGGCDFGQPPSYFDPYANASVKGIPTLPARKTGEYLTDREGDEVIKLIRSHKNGPFFINYAPYAVHTPLGGKPELIAKYKAKPSSNGQKNPVYAAMIQSLDENVGRIVAELKAQNLLDNTLVIFTSDNGGLMGSEQNPITSNPPFRSGKGFPYEGGTRVPMIAYWPGQIAPRVSASPVITMDIFNTILEVAGTQPDRSIPNDGVSLLSHMKSGKPLPTRDLFWHFPHYRYEEVTPYSIVRSGYWKLIHNYEDDSDELYNLKDDIAETRNVAARLPKKRQELRGKLDGFLERTGAKVPRER from the coding sequence ATGAATTTTACCAAGAGTCTGCTACGCTTTTCCTTGCTACTGGTGCCGCTGATTTTATTGGTGGCAATGGGCCATCCTACGCCAGGTACCTTTCCCCAAGCTTCTCCGCCCAACGTCCTGCTCATCTTCGTAGACGACCTGGGCTGGGCGGACCTGAGTAGCTATGGGAGTAAATATTACGAAACGCCCAATTTGGATAAAATGGCCGTCGAAGGCCTTAAATTTACGGATGCTTACGCGGCAGCAGCCATCTGCTCACCTTCGCGCTCGGCCTTGATGACGGGCAAGTACCCTGCCCGCACGGGCATCACGGATTGGATCCGGGCGAGTTTTCAGAACGCTTCGGCGGAATATGATGGCAAGAATAAAAAGGAATACGAGCGCGACCTGACCCAAAAACTCAAGGTACCCCCCATTCCTTTCGAATTGCTGTTGTCGGAAAAGACGACCGCCGAGTACCTGAAAGAACAGGGGTACTTTACGGCTTTCATTGGCAAATGGCATTTGGGCCTGGAACCTTACTATCCCGACAAGCAGGGCTTCGACGTCAACATCGGCGGCTGCGATTTCGGTCAGCCACCTTCCTACTTTGATCCGTACGCCAATGCCTCGGTCAAAGGGATTCCTACCCTACCTGCCCGCAAAACGGGCGAGTACCTCACCGACCGCGAAGGCGACGAGGTGATTAAGCTGATCCGGAGCCATAAAAACGGACCTTTCTTCATCAACTATGCGCCCTACGCGGTGCATACGCCGCTCGGTGGCAAGCCTGAGCTGATCGCGAAATATAAGGCTAAGCCTTCATCGAACGGACAAAAGAATCCGGTGTATGCGGCCATGATCCAAAGTCTGGACGAAAACGTGGGCCGCATCGTGGCCGAACTAAAAGCCCAGAATCTGCTGGACAACACCCTGGTTATTTTCACTTCCGATAACGGTGGACTAATGGGAAGCGAACAAAATCCGATCACGTCCAACCCACCCTTCCGTAGTGGCAAAGGTTTTCCGTACGAAGGGGGTACCCGCGTACCGATGATCGCTTATTGGCCGGGACAAATTGCCCCGCGAGTGTCAGCAAGTCCGGTTATCACGATGGATATTTTCAACACCATTCTGGAGGTAGCAGGTACCCAACCGGACCGGTCCATTCCGAATGATGGCGTGAGTTTGCTCAGTCACATGAAATCGGGAAAGCCACTACCCACGCGCGATTTGTTCTGGCATTTTCCCCACTACCGTTATGAGGAAGTAACGCCGTATAGTATAGTGCGTAGCGGTTACTGGAAGCTGATTCATAACTATGAGGATGATTCCGACGAATTGTATAACCTCAAAGACGACATCGCCGAAACCCGCAACGTGGCCGCCCGACTTCCGAAGAAACGGCAGGAGTTACGCGGAAAATTGGATGGATTTCTGGAACGGACAGGCGCTAAGGTACCCCGTGAACGCTGA
- a CDS encoding SAM-dependent methyltransferase, translating to MSEIIPKVSPSTLFLIPTVLAEGTSQQVLSPQVADVLGTLDYFFAEELRTARRFISSLRLGRVIEEMTFYELNKKTPEAETAAQLRRLPAGKDIGVLSEAGCPGVADPGAVAVRLAHQVGMKVVPLVGPSSVLLALMASGLSGQSFAFHGYLPIDQAPRRKAIVFLEREMREFGQTQIFMETPFRNNHMMETILEACQPDTLLCVASNLTSPQEYIRTQTIRQWKTQKIDLHKQPTIFLLG from the coding sequence ATGTCTGAAATAATTCCAAAAGTCTCCCCTTCCACCCTCTTCCTCATTCCCACCGTCCTAGCTGAAGGTACCTCACAGCAGGTGCTCAGCCCGCAAGTGGCGGACGTACTGGGTACCCTCGACTATTTTTTCGCCGAAGAACTCCGTACGGCCCGTCGGTTTATAAGCAGCCTGCGGCTAGGCCGGGTGATCGAAGAAATGACTTTTTATGAGCTCAATAAAAAAACACCCGAAGCCGAAACCGCCGCGCAACTTCGCAGGCTACCCGCCGGAAAAGACATCGGTGTACTTTCGGAGGCCGGTTGCCCTGGTGTGGCCGATCCCGGCGCGGTGGCCGTGCGGCTGGCGCACCAGGTGGGGATGAAGGTGGTACCTCTGGTGGGGCCGTCGTCGGTACTGCTGGCGCTGATGGCCTCGGGACTGAGCGGGCAATCGTTCGCTTTCCACGGGTACCTTCCCATCGATCAGGCCCCCCGCCGGAAGGCCATCGTGTTTTTGGAAAGAGAAATGCGCGAATTTGGGCAAACGCAGATTTTCATGGAAACGCCTTTTCGCAACAATCACATGATGGAGACAATCCTTGAAGCATGCCAGCCCGACACGCTGCTGTGCGTGGCCAGCAACCTCACCTCGCCCCAGGAGTACATCAGGACGCAGACCATCCGGCAATGGAAAACCCAGAAGATCGACCTGCACAAACAACCGACGATATTTCTGCTGGGATGA
- a CDS encoding MBL fold metallo-hydrolase, producing the protein MIEIKSFVFSPFSENTYVLYDGSKEAIIIDPGCYEPYEYDELNNFIKNNQLTPVGIYNTHAHIDHVLGVEKLKNIYKVPFALHKLDEPLLRAVKTYAPNYGFPVFSEPAVERWLKEGETVEFGNSSLGIRFVPGHAPGHVAFVNDAQKFVIGGDVLFRQSIGRTDLPGGNMGTLLNSIRTQLFTLPDDYTVYAGHMQPTTIGYEKKHNPFLN; encoded by the coding sequence ATGATAGAAATCAAATCCTTTGTTTTCAGCCCATTTTCCGAAAACACCTACGTACTTTACGACGGAAGTAAGGAAGCCATTATCATCGACCCCGGCTGTTATGAACCATACGAATATGATGAGCTCAACAATTTTATCAAAAATAATCAGCTTACCCCCGTCGGTATTTACAATACCCACGCGCACATCGACCACGTGCTGGGGGTAGAAAAATTAAAAAATATATACAAGGTACCCTTCGCCCTGCACAAGCTCGATGAGCCGCTGCTGCGGGCGGTCAAAACCTACGCCCCAAACTATGGCTTCCCCGTTTTCTCGGAACCTGCCGTAGAGCGCTGGCTCAAAGAAGGCGAAACCGTGGAATTCGGCAATTCCTCACTGGGTATCCGCTTCGTGCCCGGCCACGCACCCGGCCATGTCGCTTTTGTCAATGACGCGCAGAAATTCGTGATTGGGGGCGATGTGTTGTTTCGGCAGAGCATTGGCCGCACCGACCTACCCGGCGGCAATATGGGTACCCTTCTGAACAGTATTCGCACCCAACTATTCACCCTGCCTGACGACTACACCGTGTACGCCGGCCACATGCAACCGACTACCATTGGGTATGAGAAGAAGCACAATCCCTTTCTGAATTAG
- the pssA gene encoding CDP-diacylglycerol--serine O-phosphatidyltransferase, whose product MKRHIPNALTCANLLCGCVGIVEAFHSNILLSCGLIGLAAVFDFFDGFAARLLKVSSPIGKELDSLADMTTFGVLPAIIIYQLLVRSVPEMEDMWIPNLAFLIAVCSALRLAKFNIDPRQSDSFIGVPTPANALLIASLPFIIRFHPAWESVIVSTPTLLIFTVVMSYLLVAELPLFALKFKSFGWKGNQVRYSFLLASVLLLATLGVLGVPLVVALYVLMSVGVMLVK is encoded by the coding sequence ATGAAACGACACATTCCCAACGCCCTTACCTGTGCTAACCTCCTCTGCGGCTGTGTGGGTATCGTGGAGGCATTTCACAGCAATATTCTTCTGTCGTGTGGGCTGATCGGCCTGGCGGCTGTGTTCGATTTTTTCGATGGCTTCGCCGCTCGCCTACTGAAGGTGAGTTCACCGATTGGGAAAGAGCTGGATTCTCTGGCCGACATGACTACGTTCGGGGTACTGCCTGCCATCATCATCTACCAACTGCTGGTGCGGAGCGTACCTGAAATGGAAGATATGTGGATACCCAATCTGGCCTTCCTGATTGCCGTTTGCTCGGCGTTGCGGCTGGCGAAGTTCAACATCGATCCCCGGCAAAGTGACTCGTTCATTGGGGTACCTACCCCCGCCAACGCGTTGCTGATAGCATCACTGCCTTTCATCATCCGCTTTCATCCCGCGTGGGAATCCGTGATCGTAAGTACCCCTACCCTTTTGATTTTTACAGTGGTTATGTCTTACTTGCTGGTAGCCGAGTTGCCACTTTTTGCTTTGAAATTCAAATCGTTCGGCTGGAAGGGCAATCAGGTGCGGTATTCGTTTTTGCTGGCATCCGTCCTGCTGCTGGCTACTCTGGGCGTACTAGGGGTACCTTTGGTGGTGGCGTTGTACGTGCTGATGAGTGTGGGGGTAATGCTGGTGAAGTAG
- the purS gene encoding phosphoribosylformylglycinamidine synthase subunit PurS — protein MQFVADINIMPIKEILDPQGKAVKLGLHNLGIDQVDDVRIGKHITIRLDAADADEAETKVKTACEKLLANLIMEEFSFDIHPA, from the coding sequence ATGCAATTCGTCGCTGATATCAACATTATGCCCATCAAAGAAATTCTCGATCCGCAGGGCAAAGCAGTCAAACTAGGGCTACACAACCTCGGGATCGATCAGGTGGACGATGTCCGCATCGGGAAGCACATCACCATTCGGCTGGATGCCGCCGATGCCGACGAAGCCGAAACGAAGGTAAAAACGGCTTGCGAAAAATTGCTGGCCAATCTGATTATGGAGGAATTCAGTTTCGACATCCATCCCGCCTGA
- a CDS encoding 3-oxoacyl-ACP synthase III family protein yields the protein MPYARITGVGYYVPEQVVTNDDLSQWMETSDAWIQERTGIKERRYFTYGKETNASMGAAASRQALERAELTPDQVDVIVYATITPDYFFPGSAFLMQRELGMDGKPVIDIREQCSGFIYALSIADQFIKSGMYKTALVVGSEIQSTWINKSTAGRNVAVIFGDGAGAVVVQGTDDTDHRILSTHLHADGRFAEDLYVKDPGSSRPDRAATKELLDEGGFDVFMNGNAVFKHAVVRFGEVIQEALDANGAQTDEISLLVPHQANIRISEYVRQQLGLSSDKVVNNIERYGNTTAASIPIALAEAWEQGRVQPGNLICLAAFGSGFTWASALIRW from the coding sequence ATGCCTTACGCGCGTATCACCGGAGTAGGTTACTACGTACCCGAGCAGGTCGTGACGAACGACGACCTCTCCCAATGGATGGAAACCTCCGATGCATGGATACAGGAGCGCACCGGCATCAAAGAGCGGCGATACTTCACCTACGGCAAGGAAACCAACGCCAGCATGGGCGCTGCCGCTTCGCGCCAGGCCCTGGAACGTGCCGAACTCACGCCCGATCAGGTCGATGTGATTGTGTATGCTACCATTACGCCCGATTATTTTTTCCCTGGCTCAGCTTTTCTGATGCAGCGCGAACTGGGCATGGACGGCAAGCCTGTCATTGACATTCGTGAGCAATGTTCGGGTTTTATTTACGCGTTATCCATTGCCGACCAATTTATCAAGTCGGGCATGTATAAGACGGCCCTGGTGGTGGGTTCCGAAATCCAGTCCACCTGGATCAATAAAAGTACCGCGGGGCGCAATGTGGCCGTAATATTCGGCGATGGAGCCGGAGCCGTGGTGGTGCAGGGTACCGACGACACCGACCACCGCATATTGTCCACACACCTACACGCCGATGGACGCTTTGCGGAAGATCTGTACGTAAAAGATCCCGGTAGCAGCCGCCCCGATCGCGCCGCTACCAAAGAACTGCTGGACGAAGGTGGTTTCGACGTATTCATGAACGGCAACGCCGTTTTCAAACATGCCGTAGTGCGGTTTGGGGAAGTGATTCAGGAAGCCCTGGATGCCAACGGTGCCCAAACCGACGAAATAAGCTTACTGGTACCTCATCAGGCTAACATTCGTATCAGTGAGTACGTCAGGCAGCAGTTGGGACTCTCCTCCGATAAAGTCGTCAATAACATCGAGCGTTATGGCAACACCACCGCAGCCTCCATCCCGATCGCCCTCGCTGAAGCCTGGGAGCAAGGCCGCGTTCAACCGGGCAACCTGATTTGCCTGGCAGCCTTTGGGAGTGGCTTCACCTGGGCCTCGGCGCTTATTCGCTGGTAA
- a CDS encoding CoA-binding protein: MNQSTGKTLIIGATPNPGRYAFAAAHRLTQRGHSIVQIGLRQGEVAGVPITTQKENYTDIDTVTLYVGPRNQPEYYDYVISLRPRRVIFNPGTENTEFENRLLKEGIEPLEACTLVMLATGQY, encoded by the coding sequence ATGAATCAGTCCACAGGAAAGACCTTAATTATCGGCGCAACGCCCAATCCAGGCCGATACGCCTTTGCAGCAGCCCATCGTTTGACGCAACGCGGCCATTCTATCGTTCAGATTGGCCTGCGGCAGGGAGAAGTAGCTGGAGTGCCGATCACCACTCAGAAAGAAAACTACACGGATATTGATACAGTGACTCTCTATGTAGGACCTCGTAACCAGCCCGAATATTACGACTACGTAATTTCACTTAGGCCGCGGCGCGTTATATTTAATCCGGGTACGGAGAATACCGAGTTTGAAAATCGACTCTTGAAGGAGGGAATAGAACCTCTAGAAGCCTGCACATTGGTTATGCTCGCCACCGGGCAGTACTAG
- a CDS encoding HNH endonuclease gives MTERKNSNSYWNEKWVRIVFDQVDNAPHYEISNYGRLKSFQTDPVKGTIINGSVIQGYRSLNIRVPGGRTINRYVHKLVADYFLARTSNDQKYVIHLDYDKQNNYFQNLKWVTKSEMTDHNRDNPALVNRVMPRRTSNYKLTETKVRMIKKLLKNDNNRLKMIAKQFGITHTQLNRIRSGENWKHVTIDD, from the coding sequence ATGACAGAGAGAAAGAATAGCAACAGCTACTGGAATGAGAAGTGGGTACGCATCGTCTTCGACCAAGTCGACAACGCTCCACACTATGAAATATCAAACTATGGACGCCTGAAAAGCTTCCAGACCGATCCTGTAAAAGGAACCATCATCAATGGATCGGTGATTCAGGGTTACCGCTCACTTAACATCCGGGTTCCGGGTGGACGCACCATCAACCGCTATGTTCATAAGCTGGTGGCTGATTATTTTCTGGCCCGAACAAGCAACGATCAGAAGTACGTCATCCACCTCGACTACGACAAGCAAAACAACTATTTTCAGAATTTGAAGTGGGTGACCAAAAGCGAAATGACTGATCATAACCGGGACAATCCGGCTTTGGTCAATCGGGTCATGCCCCGCCGTACCAGCAACTACAAGCTTACCGAAACCAAGGTACGTATGATTAAGAAGCTCCTTAAAAACGACAATAATCGTTTGAAGATGATCGCGAAGCAGTTCGGTATTACCCATACCCAACTTAATCGAATCCGCTCAGGAGAAAACTGGAAGCATGTAACAATCGACGACTGA